Proteins co-encoded in one Arthrobacter sp. ERGS1:01 genomic window:
- a CDS encoding M20/M25/M40 family metallo-hydrolase: protein MERGSPHSLTRNVSRTLAAAVAAGAVGTAAVIGARAYRGAAGDAGLPAGTTAQPARGTGPLGVEFAQPAADQLSELIRFRTVFSRRRDEIELEEFTGLVDALERLYPAVHATLRREFVNGQALLFSWPGSRPDAAARPTVLMAHYDVVPVDPRDDWTHPGFSGHQDGHHVWGRGALDDKGALVVILAAVESLLADGFAPGYDLYLSFGNNEETAGDSALAAAALLNERGVRPWLVLDEGGAVALNAFPGLKPPAAVIGVAEKGILDLELLTRSSGGHASTPSKMGATARLARAIMALEEHPFPQSMPEPIVEMLRRIGSRSGFGLRLVTANMWAFKGLLTRAFDLLGDETRAMTRTTVAVTELEGSKGANVLASTARANANIRIAVGETVDQVVERVRRIINDPGVELTVRGGHNPSPISPSDNEQFALLTRAVAASYPDAVVTPYVQTGATDSRNFTGLCPAVYRFSPLLMDDADRASLHAVNEKVRISSLGTGVVFYRALVQGLG, encoded by the coding sequence ATGGAACGCGGAAGCCCACACTCCCTGACCCGAAACGTGTCCCGAACGCTTGCCGCCGCCGTAGCTGCCGGAGCCGTTGGCACTGCGGCCGTCATCGGTGCGCGCGCCTATCGCGGCGCGGCGGGGGACGCCGGCCTGCCGGCAGGCACAACCGCCCAACCGGCTCGCGGCACGGGCCCCCTTGGCGTGGAGTTTGCCCAACCCGCCGCGGACCAGCTCAGCGAGCTCATCCGTTTCAGGACGGTGTTTTCGCGGCGGCGTGACGAGATTGAACTGGAGGAGTTCACGGGCCTGGTCGACGCGCTGGAACGCCTCTACCCGGCGGTCCACGCCACGCTGCGGCGCGAGTTCGTCAACGGCCAGGCGCTGCTCTTCAGCTGGCCCGGCAGCCGCCCCGACGCCGCCGCCAGGCCCACGGTGCTGATGGCCCACTACGACGTGGTGCCCGTGGATCCGCGCGACGACTGGACCCATCCGGGGTTCTCCGGCCATCAGGACGGCCACCACGTCTGGGGTCGCGGCGCGCTTGATGACAAGGGTGCGCTGGTGGTGATCCTGGCGGCCGTTGAATCATTGCTGGCCGACGGCTTCGCCCCCGGCTACGACCTCTACCTGTCCTTTGGCAACAACGAGGAAACGGCTGGCGACAGCGCCCTTGCTGCGGCGGCCCTGCTCAATGAGCGCGGCGTGCGGCCCTGGCTGGTCCTCGACGAAGGCGGTGCCGTGGCCCTGAACGCGTTCCCGGGGCTGAAGCCGCCGGCCGCCGTCATCGGCGTCGCCGAAAAAGGCATCCTGGACCTTGAACTGCTGACCCGCAGCAGCGGCGGCCACGCATCGACGCCGTCAAAAATGGGGGCGACGGCACGCCTCGCCCGGGCCATCATGGCCCTGGAGGAGCACCCGTTCCCGCAGTCCATGCCCGAGCCGATCGTGGAGATGCTGCGCCGGATCGGCAGCAGGAGCGGTTTTGGCCTGCGCCTTGTCACGGCGAACATGTGGGCGTTCAAGGGACTTTTGACCCGGGCCTTTGACCTGCTGGGGGATGAAACCCGGGCCATGACGCGCACCACTGTCGCCGTCACCGAACTGGAGGGCAGCAAGGGCGCCAATGTGCTGGCCTCCACCGCCCGGGCCAACGCCAACATCCGCATCGCGGTGGGGGAGACTGTGGACCAGGTGGTGGAGCGGGTGCGGCGCATCATCAACGATCCCGGCGTGGAGCTCACGGTGCGCGGCGGCCACAACCCGTCCCCTATCTCCCCGTCCGACAACGAGCAGTTCGCGCTGCTGACCCGCGCCGTGGCCGCCTCCTACCCGGACGCCGTCGTCACCCCGTACGTGCAGACGGGGGCCACCGATTCACGGAACTTCACGGGCCTTTGCCCCGCCGTGTACAGGTTCTCGCCGCTCCTGATGGACGACGCCGACAGGGCCAGTTTGCACGCCGTCAACGAGAAGGTGCGTATCAGCTCCCTCGGTACCGGGGTGGTGTTCTACCGGGCGCTGGTCCAGGGGCTGGGCTAG
- a CDS encoding endonuclease domain-containing protein encodes MPRLDRLPEILHSAPFTVAEALEFGTSYGELCHRSVVSLSRGIKTLNDATDLPLALLTRPYTLVTGYSAASHSTALTIWGIPGYLPKDDGNLVDISRQFPHVPARRRGVRGHRTMFRDDEVCLFNGLWITTRARTWLDCARKMPVDELVVAADHLLRLPRPVFEGRTEPYATTAELAVLLERHPGTPGIVKAREALRLARVGSDSPPETRLRLACGFAGLPEPLLNTTIVLADGVERTPDQSYPEYKVAVEYDGATHADPNQVEKDIRREEDFAKAGWKEVRIMKRHMDNDAKEAVRKVRNALWDRGWRPS; translated from the coding sequence ATGCCCCGGCTCGACCGACTCCCCGAGATTCTGCATTCGGCACCCTTTACCGTTGCCGAAGCGCTGGAGTTCGGCACCAGCTACGGGGAGCTTTGCCATCGGAGCGTCGTTTCGCTCAGCCGAGGCATCAAGACACTAAATGATGCCACCGATCTCCCGCTGGCGCTCCTCACCCGCCCCTACACTTTGGTCACAGGATATTCCGCGGCATCGCACTCAACCGCCCTCACAATTTGGGGCATTCCCGGTTATCTGCCCAAGGACGACGGCAATCTCGTAGACATCTCTCGCCAATTTCCACACGTTCCTGCGCGACGTCGCGGCGTGCGAGGGCACAGGACAATGTTCAGGGACGACGAGGTATGCCTCTTCAACGGTCTGTGGATCACGACCCGCGCCCGGACGTGGTTGGATTGCGCACGGAAGATGCCGGTCGACGAACTTGTTGTGGCGGCCGACCATTTGCTCCGTCTGCCCCGACCTGTTTTTGAAGGTCGCACCGAGCCATACGCAACCACGGCCGAGCTGGCAGTTCTGCTGGAGCGCCATCCGGGAACGCCGGGCATCGTCAAAGCGCGCGAGGCCCTGCGGTTGGCAAGAGTCGGTTCCGATTCCCCACCTGAAACCAGGCTCCGGCTGGCCTGTGGATTTGCCGGCCTGCCCGAGCCCTTGCTCAACACGACCATAGTGCTTGCGGACGGCGTCGAACGCACGCCCGACCAGTCCTATCCGGAGTACAAGGTGGCCGTTGAATATGACGGCGCCACCCATGCGGATCCCAACCAGGTGGAAAAGGACATCCGTCGCGAGGAGGACTTCGCCAAGGCTGGCTGGAAAGAGGTCCGCATCATGAAACGCCACATGGACAACGATGCCAAGGAAGCCGTGCGCAAGGTCCGCAACGCGTTGTGGGACCGCGGCTGGCGCCCCTCATGA
- a CDS encoding HAD family hydrolase: MNISSALDLAASQPLPLLILDFDGTVCLGDGPVLAYADAVAHFLPDTATPAFRDGLDAFLAHDPAAAQFKDGYAAVAALAEGLVDAQALNRAYAQSRQRLAAGQVEISTPPGLADFLAGLAGRAHRMVLTNAPLEGVGESLAALGLAGTIDGIVPDAGKPAGFIHLLPKLLAGRPPRELMSVGDVWVNDIEPPARHGCATAFIDRFNHRTGDAALREPRFELLYPGITEWAADPAAFTITHPGTSPSLPEKAQL, translated from the coding sequence GTGAACATTTCCTCCGCGCTTGACCTGGCGGCATCCCAGCCGCTGCCGTTGCTGATTTTGGATTTTGACGGCACCGTTTGCCTGGGTGACGGGCCGGTCCTGGCGTATGCCGACGCCGTGGCCCATTTCCTCCCGGACACCGCAACCCCGGCATTCCGGGACGGGCTGGACGCCTTCCTGGCGCACGACCCGGCGGCGGCACAGTTCAAGGACGGCTATGCGGCCGTTGCCGCACTCGCCGAAGGCCTGGTGGATGCGCAAGCGCTCAACCGGGCCTATGCGCAAAGCCGGCAGCGGCTCGCCGCCGGCCAGGTGGAAATTTCCACACCGCCCGGGCTGGCCGATTTCCTGGCCGGCCTGGCCGGACGTGCGCACCGCATGGTGTTGACCAATGCCCCGCTGGAGGGCGTCGGCGAAAGCCTGGCCGCCCTGGGGTTGGCCGGCACCATTGACGGCATTGTTCCGGATGCCGGCAAGCCGGCCGGTTTCATCCATCTGCTTCCGAAACTGTTGGCGGGCCGCCCGCCGCGGGAGCTGATGAGCGTCGGGGACGTGTGGGTCAACGACATCGAGCCCCCCGCACGCCACGGCTGCGCCACAGCCTTCATCGACCGTTTTAACCACCGCACGGGGGACGCCGCTTTGCGCGAGCCGCGTTTTGAGCTGCTGTACCCCGGCATCACCGAGTGGGCCGCCGATCCGGCAGCCTTTACCATCACCCATCCCGGCACGTCCCCTTCCCTCCCAGAAAAGGCACAACTGTGA
- a CDS encoding MFS transporter — protein sequence MDSLQSGTARRGLQAGPTAAAIVGFLVLVELTSGILQGYYTPLLTDIARFLGIHDADVNWFEAAQLMVSALVVPVLAKLGDMIGHRKVLLISTALTAAASWGVAFAPNFWIFIIAWAFQGFYVVWLPLEIALIYSRSHQRPDGAALTRKSAGILVAGLEFGVIAGALAGGFIGDALPGKLWLTLMIPAIAVTLCFFVILFGVPESANRTGGRIDITGLAALSFSLLLITAGLTFMRIDGPGTWWAWAAVVLGLASLVPFTRHELGHHDPLVDIRLLRQPSMWPVQLTAFLFGVSVLGAQAPLSTFARTDPATTGYGLGASSGLVSILIGVYVLGLLAGALLYPLVTKWTTPRITLMGAALLVAVGYLLFLPFHGSMVQVLTNMAIAGIGSGALVAALPSAAAAAAPLTQTGMATGLTNATKTVGGAFASCIFGIALAGQALGALSSGAGNTAAPLAGYMLVWTICGVTALVAAVALYFVPKLAFGATLPTS from the coding sequence GTGGATTCATTGCAAAGCGGCACGGCACGCCGGGGGCTGCAGGCCGGCCCCACGGCCGCGGCCATCGTCGGATTCCTGGTGTTGGTGGAACTGACCAGCGGCATCCTCCAGGGCTACTACACGCCGCTGCTGACCGACATCGCCCGCTTCCTGGGCATCCACGACGCCGACGTCAACTGGTTCGAGGCCGCCCAGCTCATGGTCAGCGCCCTGGTGGTGCCGGTGCTGGCAAAGCTCGGCGACATGATCGGCCACCGCAAGGTGCTGCTGATCTCCACGGCCCTGACCGCTGCGGCGTCGTGGGGTGTGGCGTTTGCGCCGAACTTTTGGATCTTCATCATCGCCTGGGCGTTCCAGGGGTTCTACGTGGTCTGGCTGCCGCTGGAAATCGCCCTGATCTACAGCCGCTCGCATCAACGGCCCGACGGCGCCGCCCTCACCCGCAAGTCGGCGGGCATCCTCGTGGCCGGCCTTGAATTCGGCGTCATTGCCGGTGCCCTGGCCGGCGGGTTCATTGGTGACGCGCTGCCCGGCAAGTTGTGGCTGACCCTGATGATTCCGGCCATCGCCGTGACCCTCTGCTTCTTCGTGATCCTCTTCGGCGTCCCCGAATCCGCGAACCGGACCGGCGGGCGGATCGACATCACCGGCCTGGCGGCACTGTCCTTCTCGCTGCTGCTCATCACGGCCGGGTTGACGTTCATGCGCATCGACGGCCCCGGCACCTGGTGGGCGTGGGCCGCCGTCGTCCTGGGCCTTGCCTCGCTGGTGCCGTTCACCCGGCACGAACTTGGCCACCACGACCCACTCGTGGACATCCGGCTGCTGCGCCAGCCCAGCATGTGGCCCGTACAGTTGACCGCGTTCCTGTTCGGGGTCTCGGTGCTGGGCGCGCAGGCGCCGCTGTCCACGTTTGCGCGGACCGATCCGGCCACCACCGGGTATGGGCTCGGCGCCAGTTCCGGGCTCGTGTCCATCCTGATCGGCGTCTACGTCCTAGGCCTGCTGGCCGGCGCCCTGCTGTATCCGCTCGTCACGAAATGGACCACGCCGCGGATCACCCTGATGGGTGCCGCCCTCCTGGTGGCGGTGGGCTACCTGTTGTTCCTGCCGTTCCACGGGTCCATGGTGCAGGTGCTGACCAACATGGCGATCGCCGGGATCGGCAGCGGCGCGCTCGTAGCCGCCTTGCCGTCCGCCGCCGCAGCTGCCGCCCCGCTGACCCAAACCGGCATGGCGACGGGGCTGACCAACGCCACCAAGACGGTCGGCGGCGCCTTCGCCTCGTGCATTTTCGGGATTGCGCTGGCCGGCCAGGCGCTCGGCGCCTTGTCCTCGGGCGCCGGGAACACCGCGGCGCCGTTGGCCGGCTACATGCTGGTGTGGACCATTTGCGGCGTGACCGCACTGGTGGCCGCCGTCGCCCTGTACTTTGTCCCCAAGCTGGCCTTCGGCGCCACCCTCCCCACCTCCTGA
- a CDS encoding LLM class flavin-dependent oxidoreductase, giving the protein MQFGIFSVGDITMDPTTGRTPTEHERLKAITTIAKHAEDIGMDVFATGEHHNPPFYPSSPTTILGYIAAQTKKIILSTSTTLITTNDPVKIAEDFATLQHLSDGRTDIVLGRGNMGAVYPWFGKSNQDSVELTVENYALLRRLWDEEVVNWEGKFRTPLRGFTSTPRPLDGVTPFVWHGAIRTPQVAEIAAYYGDGFFANNIFWPKEHYQQLIGLYRQRFEHYGHGTADQAIVGLGGQFFIRKNSQDAVNEFRPYFDNAPVYGHGPSMEDFTSQTPLTVGSPAELIEKTLSFRDYFGDYQRQLFLVDHAGLPLKTVLEQLDLFGSEVLPTLRAEFAARRPAHIPDAPTFEARRAAKLAAEAAGADTTAANAATAGR; this is encoded by the coding sequence ATGCAGTTCGGAATCTTTAGCGTCGGGGACATCACCATGGACCCCACCACGGGCCGCACCCCCACCGAGCACGAACGCCTGAAGGCCATCACCACGATCGCCAAGCACGCCGAGGACATCGGCATGGACGTCTTCGCCACGGGTGAGCACCACAACCCGCCGTTCTACCCCAGCTCCCCCACTACCATCCTTGGCTACATTGCCGCGCAAACCAAGAAGATCATCCTCTCCACCTCCACCACCCTGATCACCACCAACGATCCGGTGAAGATCGCCGAGGATTTCGCCACCCTCCAGCACCTTTCCGACGGCCGCACCGACATTGTGCTGGGCCGCGGCAACATGGGCGCCGTCTACCCCTGGTTCGGCAAGAGCAACCAGGACTCCGTGGAACTCACCGTGGAAAACTACGCACTGCTGCGCCGGCTGTGGGACGAGGAAGTGGTGAACTGGGAGGGCAAGTTCCGCACCCCCCTGCGCGGCTTCACCTCCACACCCCGCCCGCTCGACGGCGTGACCCCCTTCGTGTGGCACGGCGCCATCCGCACGCCCCAGGTGGCCGAGATTGCCGCCTACTACGGCGACGGTTTCTTTGCCAACAACATCTTCTGGCCCAAGGAGCACTACCAGCAGCTGATCGGCCTGTACCGCCAACGCTTTGAACACTACGGCCACGGCACGGCCGACCAGGCGATCGTGGGCCTGGGCGGGCAGTTCTTCATCCGCAAGAATTCCCAGGACGCCGTCAACGAGTTCCGTCCGTACTTCGACAACGCCCCGGTGTACGGCCACGGCCCGTCGATGGAGGACTTCACCTCGCAGACCCCGCTGACGGTGGGCAGCCCGGCGGAACTGATCGAGAAGACGCTGTCGTTCCGCGACTACTTTGGCGATTACCAGCGCCAGCTGTTCCTGGTGGACCACGCCGGCCTGCCGCTGAAGACCGTGCTGGAGCAATTGGACCTGTTCGGCTCCGAGGTGCTGCCCACGCTCCGTGCGGAGTTTGCCGCAAGGCGCCCGGCCCACATCCCGGACGCGCCGACCTTTGAAGCCCGCCGGGCAGCAAAGCTGGCAGCCGAAGCCGCCGGCGCCGACACAACGGCCGCCAATGCCGCGACGGCGGGGCGCTAA
- a CDS encoding MarR family winged helix-turn-helix transcriptional regulator codes for MPRRRGAKVSAAAHRRLATESWESLLRAQVAVMRELHKEPNFKKVGSREYDVLFNLSRCPTGWLRLNELNENVLLTQPSISRLVDRLEARGLIQRRTPEDDRRGVLIGLTEAGAALQKEVGRAHVHNIMEVMEAGLSDEEMKTLLELTGKLRASISGAQHTS; via the coding sequence ATGCCGCGACGGCGGGGCGCTAAGGTGTCCGCCGCCGCCCACCGCCGCCTGGCCACCGAATCCTGGGAGTCGCTGCTGCGCGCCCAGGTGGCCGTGATGCGCGAACTGCACAAGGAGCCGAACTTCAAGAAGGTAGGCAGCCGTGAATACGACGTGCTGTTCAACCTCTCGCGCTGCCCCACGGGGTGGCTGCGCCTGAACGAGCTCAACGAGAACGTGCTGCTGACCCAGCCGAGCATCTCACGCCTGGTGGACAGGTTGGAGGCCCGCGGCCTGATCCAGCGCCGGACACCCGAGGATGACCGCCGCGGCGTGTTGATCGGGTTGACCGAGGCCGGCGCCGCGCTGCAAAAGGAGGTGGGCCGGGCCCACGTCCACAACATCATGGAAGTGATGGAGGCGGGCCTCAGCGATGAAGAAATGAAAACGCTGCTGGAGCTGACCGGCAAGCTGCGCGCCTCCATCTCCGGCGCGCAGCACACCAGCTAG
- a CDS encoding efflux RND transporter permease subunit encodes MFRLAQLSLGNRALIALITIFAVVFGVITLGSLKQELIPSIEFPQITVVSAMPGASPEVVDKQVSEPLESALNAVEGLDTSTSTSRTGVSTINLSFAYGTDLDRARNQIDRAISNVSAQLPSGVQPQPIAGSIADFPIVFLAVSSKQDLSALNTNLQRLAVPALLKIDGVRGADVTGASTQHIAILPDQAKMAAAGLNAGAITKALSNNGTLVPVGSLTDKGLTLPIQAGSPVDSIESIKSLPLAGSRDAQSPTIGSVASVALADDPTTSITRTNGNPTLALSVTKKPDADTVALSKEINAALPQLAASMGNDTKFTTVLDQAPFIEKSIHDLTVEGLLGLGFAVVVILIFLLSVRSTLVTAISIPLSLLVTFIGLWATGYSLNILTLGALTIAIGRVVDDSIVVIENIKRHLSYGEDKKTAILSAIREVAGAVTASTLTTVAVFLPIAFVGSLAGELFRPFALTVTFALLASLLVSLSIVPVLAYWFLKSPQAAGSAGDAGTALSGQALLRAVEEKERSSWLQRGYLPILAKTQKHPVYTLVAGVVILGATLAMTPLLPTNLLGDTGQNSMTVNQTLPPGTSLDATDQAATKVEKALRGIDGIKDVQVTVGNSSSGFSALLSSGASSATFQVITNPDADQVKLQDTVRAALGGIKDAGKVALGASGGGFGTSNTVDITVKAGTGVELQQAADTLVKAMTGLAGAQSVSSNLAAAQPVVQVSVDRAKAVAAGLDESQITGLLAATVSPIPAGTVRIDTTDYKVQVGTGQIFDSVAALAAAQIPTAAGPVPLSAVASVKQVDTPLTITSSNGQRTATVSVTPEANSLGTVTSEVTKKLDSVKLPAGAIATIGGAATQQADSFKQLGLAMLAAIAIVYVIMVATFKSLIQPLILLVSIPFAATGAIALLLITRIPLGLPSLIGMLMLVGIVVTNAIVLIDLINQYRHPSGDRPAMNVADAIEHGARQRLRPILMTALATIFALTPMALGVTGGGGFISQPLAIVVVGGLVSSTALTLILVPVLYRLIEGRKERRELIKALHRVHKPVPPAGGASAAAAAAPTEFQDWTTGAIPKVRGRRAAD; translated from the coding sequence ATGTTTCGTTTGGCACAACTGTCCCTGGGCAACCGGGCGCTGATCGCGCTGATCACCATCTTCGCGGTGGTGTTCGGCGTGATCACGCTCGGTTCGCTCAAGCAGGAACTGATCCCCTCGATCGAGTTCCCGCAAATCACGGTGGTCTCCGCGATGCCCGGAGCCTCGCCCGAGGTGGTGGACAAGCAGGTCAGCGAGCCGCTGGAATCGGCCCTGAACGCCGTCGAGGGCCTGGACACCAGCACGTCCACCTCGCGCACGGGCGTCTCCACGATCAACCTGTCCTTTGCCTACGGCACCGACCTGGACAGGGCCCGGAACCAGATTGACCGGGCCATCTCCAATGTCAGCGCGCAGCTGCCGTCCGGTGTGCAGCCGCAGCCGATCGCCGGCAGCATCGCCGACTTCCCCATCGTGTTCCTGGCCGTCTCCTCCAAGCAGGACCTGTCGGCGCTGAACACGAACCTGCAGCGCCTGGCCGTTCCCGCGCTGTTGAAGATCGACGGCGTGCGCGGCGCCGACGTCACGGGCGCCAGCACCCAGCACATCGCGATCCTCCCGGACCAGGCCAAGATGGCCGCCGCGGGCCTGAACGCCGGCGCCATCACCAAGGCGCTGTCCAACAACGGGACCTTGGTGCCGGTGGGATCGTTGACCGACAAGGGCCTGACCCTGCCCATCCAGGCCGGCAGCCCCGTCGACTCGATCGAGTCCATCAAGTCCCTGCCGCTGGCCGGCAGCCGCGACGCCCAGTCGCCCACCATCGGCTCCGTGGCCAGCGTGGCCCTAGCCGATGACCCCACCACCTCGATCACCCGCACCAACGGCAATCCCACCCTCGCCCTCTCGGTGACGAAGAAGCCCGACGCGGACACCGTGGCCCTGTCCAAGGAAATCAACGCCGCACTGCCCCAACTTGCCGCATCCATGGGCAACGACACCAAGTTCACCACGGTCCTGGACCAGGCACCCTTCATCGAGAAGTCCATCCACGACCTCACGGTGGAGGGGCTGCTGGGCCTTGGCTTCGCCGTCGTCGTGATCCTGATCTTCCTGCTCTCCGTGCGTTCCACCCTGGTCACGGCGATCTCCATCCCGCTGTCGCTGCTGGTCACATTCATCGGATTGTGGGCCACCGGGTATTCGCTGAACATCCTGACCCTGGGCGCGCTGACCATCGCGATTGGCCGGGTGGTGGACGACTCCATTGTGGTCATCGAGAACATCAAGCGGCACCTCAGCTACGGCGAGGACAAGAAGACCGCAATCCTCTCCGCCATCCGCGAAGTTGCGGGCGCCGTGACGGCCTCCACGCTGACCACCGTTGCCGTGTTCCTGCCCATCGCGTTCGTGGGCAGCCTTGCCGGGGAGCTGTTCCGCCCGTTCGCACTCACCGTGACGTTTGCGCTGCTGGCCTCGCTGCTGGTGTCGCTGAGCATCGTGCCCGTGCTTGCCTACTGGTTCCTGAAGTCCCCGCAGGCTGCGGGTTCTGCGGGCGACGCCGGCACGGCCCTGAGCGGGCAGGCCCTGTTGCGCGCCGTGGAGGAAAAGGAGCGCAGTTCCTGGCTCCAACGCGGCTACCTGCCCATCCTGGCCAAAACGCAAAAACACCCCGTGTACACGCTGGTGGCCGGCGTCGTGATCCTCGGTGCCACGCTGGCCATGACTCCCCTGCTGCCCACCAACTTGCTCGGCGACACCGGGCAGAACAGCATGACTGTCAACCAGACGCTGCCCCCGGGCACCAGCCTGGACGCCACGGACCAGGCCGCCACGAAGGTCGAAAAGGCGCTGCGCGGGATTGACGGGATCAAGGACGTCCAGGTCACCGTGGGTAACAGCTCCAGCGGCTTCTCCGCGCTCCTGTCCTCGGGCGCCTCCAGCGCCACGTTCCAGGTCATCACCAACCCCGACGCCGACCAGGTCAAGCTCCAGGACACCGTCCGTGCGGCCCTGGGCGGGATCAAGGACGCCGGCAAGGTCGCGCTGGGCGCCTCGGGCGGCGGCTTTGGCACCTCAAACACCGTGGACATCACGGTGAAGGCGGGCACCGGCGTCGAACTCCAGCAGGCGGCCGATACCCTGGTGAAGGCCATGACAGGCTTGGCCGGCGCACAGTCCGTGAGCAGCAATCTTGCGGCCGCGCAGCCGGTGGTCCAAGTCAGCGTCGACCGGGCCAAGGCCGTCGCCGCCGGGCTGGACGAATCCCAGATCACCGGGCTGCTGGCCGCCACCGTCAGCCCCATCCCGGCCGGCACGGTGCGGATCGACACGACCGATTACAAGGTCCAGGTGGGCACCGGGCAGATATTTGATTCCGTGGCGGCCCTGGCCGCAGCGCAGATTCCGACCGCCGCCGGGCCCGTCCCGTTGTCCGCCGTCGCCTCGGTGAAGCAGGTCGATACGCCGCTGACCATCACCTCCTCCAACGGCCAGCGGACCGCCACCGTGTCCGTCACCCCCGAGGCCAACTCACTGGGAACGGTCACCTCCGAGGTCACGAAGAAGCTCGATTCCGTCAAGCTGCCGGCCGGCGCCATCGCCACGATTGGCGGCGCGGCAACCCAGCAGGCGGATTCCTTCAAGCAGCTGGGGCTGGCCATGCTGGCCGCCATCGCGATCGTGTACGTCATCATGGTGGCCACCTTCAAGTCGCTGATCCAGCCGCTGATCCTGCTGGTCTCCATCCCGTTCGCCGCCACCGGTGCCATTGCGCTGCTGCTGATCACCCGGATCCCGCTGGGCCTGCCGTCGCTGATCGGCATGCTGATGCTGGTGGGCATCGTGGTCACCAACGCGATTGTGCTCATCGACCTGATCAACCAGTACCGGCACCCGTCCGGCGACCGGCCCGCGATGAACGTGGCCGACGCCATTGAGCACGGCGCCCGCCAGCGCCTGCGCCCCATCCTCATGACGGCGCTGGCCACGATCTTTGCATTGACTCCCATGGCGTTGGGTGTTACTGGCGGCGGCGGATTCATCTCCCAGCCGCTGGCGATCGTGGTGGTGGGCGGGCTGGTCTCCTCCACTGCGCTGACGCTGATCCTGGTGCCCGTGCTGTACCGGCTCATCGAGGGGCGCAAGGAACGCCGCGAGCTCATCAAGGCGCTCCACCGGGTGCACAAGCCGGTTCCCCCGGCGGGCGGCGCCTCTGCTGCGGCGGCTGCGGCGCCGACCGAGTTCCAGGACTGGACCACGGGCGCCATCCCGAAGGTCCGCGGCCGCCGCGCCGCCGACTGA